A single Elaeis guineensis isolate ETL-2024a chromosome 15, EG11, whole genome shotgun sequence DNA region contains:
- the LOC140854073 gene encoding F-box protein At5g49610-like yields the protein MVRCVAKLTDDLVAEILSRLPTRSFFRFQCISKSWLALSSDPCYQNKFPRAASGLFFNVPDGGSAPIHRARRGIQYISLSNNDDDLAIDTTLNFLPNICNMEVLSSCNGLLLCRSWVAQSWGLTPCGVKAQSIYVCNPATSEWVIVPKANDTYNYHYLALGFDPRLSRHYHVLCFDFYKILRFMIFSSETNEWVVSEVFDGKNYHEPQATFFHGIFHFTNGLNQVLGVDPEGKICRRIELPESDGIECLGLSGGYLHYMLQSKDEIKVWMLKDYSHVEWVLKSCINIRAMLQNHGIFETQNVHGISETQNIHILEFHPDVDVVFLRIKQKIFSYHLNSGRLEEVGDLSYIYGPGCAVYSPRLSKGFGDEVA from the coding sequence ATGGTTCGCTGCGTTGCCAAACTCACGGACGATCTCGTGGCCGAGATCCTTTCTCGCCTACCGACCAGGTCCTTTTTCCGGTTCCAATGCATCTCCAAGTCGTGGCTCGCCCTTTCCTCTGATCCTTGCTATCAGAACAAGTTCCCTCGTGCTGCATCTGGCCTCTTCTTCAATGTCCCCGATGGAGGCTCGGCGCCCATTCACAGGGCGAGGAGAGGTATACAATATATTAGCCTCTCAAACAATGATGATGATCTTGCCATCGACACCACTCTCAATTTCTTACCCAACATATGCAATATGGAGGTCCTCAGCTCCTGCAACGGGCTGCTCCTCTGCCGCTCGTGGGTTGCACAGAGCTGGGGTCTAACCCCTTGCGGCGTTAAGGCTCAATCCATCTATGTCTGCAATCCCGCCACTAGCGAGTGGGTCATTGTCCCTAAGGCAAATGACACATATAACTACCACTACCTAGCTTTGGGCTTCGATCCTCGTCTCTCCCGCCACTACCATGTTCTCTGCTTCGACTTCTACAAGATCCTTAGGTTTATGATCTTTTCGAGTGAGACAAACGAGTGGGTCGTCAGCGAAGTCTTCGACGGCAAAAACTATCACGAACCACAAGCTACTTTCTTCCACGGAATTTTCCACTTTACAAACGGTCTGAACCAAGTCTTGGGAGTTGATCCGGAGGGAAAGATCTGCCGCAGAATTGAGCTGCCTGAATCTGATGGGATAGAATGTCTTGGACTCTCAGGAGGTTATTTGCATTACATGCTGCAAAGCAAGGATGAGATAAAGGTCTGGATGCTCAAGGACTATTCTCATGTGGAATGGGTGTTGAAGTCTTGCATTAATATCAGAGCTATGTTACAGAACCATGGGATCTTTGAAACACAAAATGTTCATGGGATCTCTGAAACACAAAATATTCATATCTTGGAATTTCATCCAGATGTTGATGTTGTTTTCCTTCGAATAAAGCAGAAGATCTTCTCATATCACTTAAACAGCGGCAGATTGGAAGAAGTTGGCGACTTGTCCTATATATACGGTCCAGGATGTGCTGTTTATTCACCCCGCTTATCGAAGGGGTTTGGCGATGAGGTTGCCTAA